AATGGAACGGCTGCGTCGCCCACTATATAACTTTTATTGGCCACTGTTGGAGCAGCGGGTGGGGTACATGCAGTGACGGTCACAACGATTTCCGCACGAGGACTTTCGCAGCTACTCACTGTCTGGCTTACAAAGTAACTTTTTGTACCTGCGGATGCCGTAGAAGGTGTTGGAGCCGTACCTGAGCCTACGCCACCACTTGCAGCATCGTACCATTTTAAATTGGTTCCTGTCGCAGTTAATGGAACGGCAGCGTCTCCAACGGTATAATTTTTATTTGCTACTGTTGGTGCAGCGGGTGGTGTACATGCAGTGACGGTAACAACGATCTCAGCTCTCGCGCTTTCGCAGTTACTCACAGTCTGGCTTACAAAGTAACTTTTTGTGCCTGCGGATGCCGTAGAAGGGGATGGAGCCGTCGCTGAACCCGTTCCTCCGGTTGCAGCATCGTACCACAGTAGTCCTGTATTGGGAGTTGCTGTTAATGGAACGGCAGCGTCTCCAACGGTATAATTTTTATTCGCTACTGTTGGTGCAGCGGGTGGTGTACAAGCCGTTACATTCACATCAATTTTAGCGCGTGGGCCCTCGCAACCAGTGACGGTCTGGCTTACATAATAACTGGTAGTACCAACAGCGGTTGTCGTGGGAATCGGGGCTGTTGCATTCCCGGTACCGCCTGTTGCACCGTCATACCATAGTAGGCCAGTTCCTGTTGCTGACAACGCGACGGCGGTAGCGCCCTGAACATATGGAACAGGTGAAGCCACTACCGGAGCGGCAGGCAGCGCATTTACTTGAAGCGCTGCGCTTTCTGTGCCGGTTGCAATAGTTACAGTGGCCAGAACAGAAATGACGCGAATTTTATAAGCTGTACCCGCTGCCGTTCCTGCTGGAATAGTGGCAGTAATGGGCGTAGTTAAGGCAGAACCAATTTCTACGGGTGCTCCAAAAGCACCTGCGGCGTCGGATAATTGAGCGACAAAATTGGTTAATGGCGCGGTAACTCCTGTGGTTGTGTACGGTACTGACACATTACCTCCCTGGCAAACTGTGGTTGGGTTTAGTACCCCTGTTGTAATTGTTGCTTGTCCGAATGAAGATGCCAGGCTGAAAACCGTGGCTAGAATGGCAAATAGACTCTCTTTAATAAATGTTTTTTTCATGTATCTGTCTTAATATCTTTCCGCTAACCTGTTTGACTGGTAAAGTTAGAGATATTTTTGAAATACACTTTCCTATGTATTACGGAAGCTCGCTTTTCCTTTCGAGCAATGAGCTGTATACCACATCCTGTATTTTTCGACGTGTTCTCTGGGTAGTGATACTGGTGTTTTCAGCGTCCGGATTCACGCGGTTTGAGAGAAAAATAAAGAGAAGATCTTCTTCCGGGTCCATCCAAACCATAGTTCCGGTGAAGCCAGTGTGCCCGAATGAGTTCAATGAGGCCTGCGGTGACACATATGAGCTATTGCCGTCAGAGGGTGCTTTATCCCAGCCCAGTCCGCGGTGATGTGACTCGTCGTATCCACGTGCGAACACAGGAACGGTGGTTTGTTCGTAGTATCTTTTACCAGCGTAATTACCTTTCCATAAGTTCATCTGGAATAAAATAGCCAGATCCCGTGCCGTTCCGAACAGCCCTGCGTGGCCTGCGACACCACCGACAATGGCCGCCATTTGATCATGAACGGTACCTTGCAGAAGCTGTCCTCTAAAACGATAGTCGTTTTCAGTAGGTGCAATTTGTTTTTCGGGGAAACGGCGCAGTGGATTAAAACCGAGATAGGAAAGACCCAACGGTTCGTAAATATTAGAGGCAACAAAAATGTCCAAAGGCTGACCGGTTACCTTTTCAACGATCTTTTGTAATGTCAAAAATCCAAGGTCGCTATACAAATATCCATAGTTCCCCGACCTGTCTTTTCTGTTGTTCATAGGTGACTCCACCACCCATTTCCAGACAGAATCTCTCAATGCACCTTTCGCGAAGAGCTTTGGAGCAACCTGCAAATAGTAGGCCGTGTCTGATTTGGAACTGTAATATTCGGGTAGCAAGCCACCGGCGCTGGTTTTGGTCCTGTCCCAAAGCGGAGGGTAAAACGAGATCAATCCCGAACGATGCAGCAACAGGTCGCGTATGGTGAAATTCTGTTTGCTGGTTCCTGCCAATTCGGGCAGATACGTAGAGGCTTTATCGTCCAGGGTAATCTGTTTGCGGTCGTACAAGAGCATGACCGCCTGTAATGTTGCTGAAACTTTGGTCAGCGAAGCCAGGTCGTAAATGGTTTCGGAAGTTACCCGCTCCGGCGTCCGGTAATTCAGTGCGCCGAATTGTTTTTCGTAAATGATCTTGCCTTTTCTGGCTACTAATATTTCGCAGCCCGGGAACACATGGTCACTCACCGCAGCCGTGGCGATTTCATCTATTTTTTTCAATGAGCCTGCATCCATTCCCACGCTCTCAGGTGTGCCAAAAGCGATCCTGTTGATAGGCGTAGTGCTTACGCCGCTACCCGATCTGTACGAAAGAACTGAAACCGGAAGCCTTCCTTCGCCACTCATAGCACCAAAAATAATCTGCGGTACAATCTCCTGCTGATCTTTCCCGTCCTGGCTGGCACAGATCAGTACATCGGTTTCAGGGAAAAACCGAATGCTGTATGGTGTGCCGAAGAGGCAAAGGATCACTTTTTTATTCTTTTGTTTCAATTGGTTGACAAAATCCGTCATACCGCTCGTCACGCCGTAATTTCTTGTTGGCTTGGACGCAATACCATGGATGTCAACGATGATAGTATTGTAAGGCTGCAGATAAGTCAGCATTTCGGAAATCTCTTCCTGTGATGTTGGCCCGTCGTAAAATGTATACGACCGCATCGGCTTGTAGGTCGAAAGCATTTTCTGAAAAGCGGCACTGCTTCCTTCACCCAGGCTCACCGAAGCCATATTATTATCAATGACCGACCCGATCGGAATCAGATTATTATCATTTTTCACAACGGTCACCGCAGCCTCGCAAAGCTCACGGTATAATTCCTTACTTTTTTCCGTATTAAGGTCATCGTACAAATTGGTGATATCAATAGGCTGGTACTTGCTCAATCCGGCCCAGTATTTCGCCTGAAGAATCCTTTTTACTTTATCGTCAATAATCTTTTCACTGATGATTTTTTGATTGATCGCATCTTTGATTTTAGCAACCGTTTCGGCAATACTTTCGGGATATAGCAATATGTCATTACCTGCGATTAATGCTTTCAAATTCACTTCGGCGGCCTTACCTGTTTTCAAAACACCTTTCATGTTCATGGCATCGGTAAATACGAGCCCGCGGAAGCCAAGATCTTTACGTAAGAGGCCGGTGATTACTTTTTCGGAAAGTGAGCTGGCCTGGTTCGGTGTATTGTCGAGCGCAGGAATAAATAAATGTCCGCTCAAAACGCCCATCAGGCTGTCAGCGATCATTTCACGGTAGGGGTAAAGGTCAGTTTCATTCAACTGCGCGGCTGAATGGCCCAGCACAGGTAATGTAAAATGCGAGTCGGCGTCCGTATCGCCGTGGCCGGGGAAATGTTTTGCTGTGGCGATCACTTTATGATGTTGCAGGCCTTTCATGTAGGCTACGGCTTTCCGCGTTACATTTTCTTTATCCTCACCAAATGATCGTATACCAATCACCGGATTGCCTGCATTGCTGTTGATATCCGAAACCGGCGCGAAATTGATCTGGATTCCCAGCCGGTTGCATTGCCTCGCAATGTCGCTGCCCATGCGGTAAACGAGTTCATCATTCTGGATGGAACCGAGTACCATTTGTTTGGGATATGACATCGTACTGTCCAGTCGCATGCCAAGGCCCCATTCACCATCAATCCCTACAAAAAGCGGGATATTGGAATGTGACTGGTACCGATTGGTAAGTAATGCCTGGCCTACCGGCCCGCCTTGAAAAAATATCAGACCTCCGATATGAAAGTCATCGATCAGCCTGTCAATGTATTTGTAATGTGCTTCGTCGCGGTTGGAGAAAGTAGCGACCATGAAAAGCTGGCCTATCTTCTGTTCGATCGAAAGGGATTTCAATGTGCTGTCGACCCACTCATTTTCAGGAAGCACAAGTACAGGGGCCAGGCGCTTTTTCGGAGTGTGTACCTTCTTTTTGGAGGCAACGGCAGTTTCAGTTTTTGCAGGTTTGATTTTAACGGTAATGAGCTTCCACGCAACGGAAACCATTGAGCTTAGAATGACCAGCACGACTACACTTACAACAACACGAAACCGGCTAAACAACCAATTTTTCATACCTGGATCACTGATTTTAACGAGGGAATGTTAGGTTTTAAGACTTCGACAATGCTAATACAGTTTTATGAAAACTTACAATGATAACAAATTACGACGGCTTTAAATCTAAAAAATTACAGTTTTAAGGCAATTCTAATAATTGCTTCAACGATTGTGGTTTTAACAATTAAAGTAGCTCTTAGACCTAGTTTGTCAGGCCCCTGAAAATTTCTTCCAGCGAGTCGCCTGTTTTTCTAAGTGCCTCCAATGTGCTATCGCTCACCACTTTACCTTTATTGATAATGATGACACGGTCGCATAGCGCTTCCACCTCTTGCATAATGTGAGTCGAAAAGAGCACCGTCTTGTCCTTGCCTGCAGTCCTGATTACTTCCCTGATTTCCTGAATTTGGTTGGGATCGAGTCCCGTGGTAGGTTCGTCGAGGATCAGTACATCGGGATTGTGCAAGAACGATTGTGCGAGACCTACCCGCTGCCGGTAACCTTTTGAAAGCTCACCGATTTTTTTTCTCTTTTCAGCTTCAAGACCACACATTGCGATCACCTCGTCGACTCTCGCACTGAGGGGCGATCCGCTCATTCCGTACAGTTTTCCTGAAAAAAGCAGGAATTCCGTCACGTACATATCAAGGTACAATGGATTGTGCTCCGGCAAGTAGCCGATGGAGCGTCTGGCCGGCATGGGCTGATTTACCACATCAAAATCCGACACTTTTGCGACGCCTTCGCTAGGTTTAAGGTAGCCCGTCAGGATTTTCATAGTTGTCGATTTTCCTGCGCCATTAGGGCCAAGAAAACCGACAATTTCTCCTTTTTTCAATGCAAAAGAAATTCCATCTATCGCCCGCTGCGCGCCGTATACTTTGGTGAGATTGGTAACTTCGATGGACATATTTTTAATGACTGAATTTTTAATGAGTGAATGAGTGAATGAGTGAATGAGTGA
The genomic region above belongs to Dyadobacter pollutisoli and contains:
- a CDS encoding ATP-binding cassette domain-containing protein gives rise to the protein MSIEVTNLTKVYGAQRAIDGISFALKKGEIVGFLGPNGAGKSTTMKILTGYLKPSEGVAKVSDFDVVNQPMPARRSIGYLPEHNPLYLDMYVTEFLLFSGKLYGMSGSPLSARVDEVIAMCGLEAEKRKKIGELSKGYRQRVGLAQSFLHNPDVLILDEPTTGLDPNQIQEIREVIRTAGKDKTVLFSTHIMQEVEALCDRVIIINKGKVVSDSTLEALRKTGDSLEEIFRGLTN
- a CDS encoding glycoside hydrolase family 3 N-terminal domain-containing protein, translated to MKNWLFSRFRVVVSVVVLVILSSMVSVAWKLITVKIKPAKTETAVASKKKVHTPKKRLAPVLVLPENEWVDSTLKSLSIEQKIGQLFMVATFSNRDEAHYKYIDRLIDDFHIGGLIFFQGGPVGQALLTNRYQSHSNIPLFVGIDGEWGLGMRLDSTMSYPKQMVLGSIQNDELVYRMGSDIARQCNRLGIQINFAPVSDINSNAGNPVIGIRSFGEDKENVTRKAVAYMKGLQHHKVIATAKHFPGHGDTDADSHFTLPVLGHSAAQLNETDLYPYREMIADSLMGVLSGHLFIPALDNTPNQASSLSEKVITGLLRKDLGFRGLVFTDAMNMKGVLKTGKAAEVNLKALIAGNDILLYPESIAETVAKIKDAINQKIISEKIIDDKVKRILQAKYWAGLSKYQPIDITNLYDDLNTEKSKELYRELCEAAVTVVKNDNNLIPIGSVIDNNMASVSLGEGSSAAFQKMLSTYKPMRSYTFYDGPTSQEEISEMLTYLQPYNTIIVDIHGIASKPTRNYGVTSGMTDFVNQLKQKNKKVILCLFGTPYSIRFFPETDVLICASQDGKDQQEIVPQIIFGAMSGEGRLPVSVLSYRSGSGVSTTPINRIAFGTPESVGMDAGSLKKIDEIATAAVSDHVFPGCEILVARKGKIIYEKQFGALNYRTPERVTSETIYDLASLTKVSATLQAVMLLYDRKQITLDDKASTYLPELAGTSKQNFTIRDLLLHRSGLISFYPPLWDRTKTSAGGLLPEYYSSKSDTAYYLQVAPKLFAKGALRDSVWKWVVESPMNNRKDRSGNYGYLYSDLGFLTLQKIVEKVTGQPLDIFVASNIYEPLGLSYLGFNPLRRFPEKQIAPTENDYRFRGQLLQGTVHDQMAAIVGGVAGHAGLFGTARDLAILFQMNLWKGNYAGKRYYEQTTVPVFARGYDESHHRGLGWDKAPSDGNSSYVSPQASLNSFGHTGFTGTMVWMDPEEDLLFIFLSNRVNPDAENTSITTQRTRRKIQDVVYSSLLERKSELP